Proteins from one Pseudoliparis swirei isolate HS2019 ecotype Mariana Trench chromosome 22, NWPU_hadal_v1, whole genome shotgun sequence genomic window:
- the lsr gene encoding lipolysis-stimulated lipoprotein receptor isoform X1 has protein sequence MFWTLIIAALMATETAMAISVQCPTRRYIVILFQPVTLNCKYQTTATQLPVVTWKYKSYCRDPIQAAFNPSSAESILSQNNPNYDPNIECADSQRTVRIVASKQGDAVTLGGEYQGRKISILNNADLNIAQTAWGDSGVYVCSVISSQDLSGNGEDFTELIVLARKSNTTDLLPGIDLLVMEDWLLVVLVVFGLLLLLLLIGICWCQCCPHTCCCYISCPCCPERCCCPRALYEAGKAVKKGGMPMSQYAPTMYAPSMYAQPAYSGHPGMPMLPLPNGGGPPPLQNGYSRDYDGASSVGQGSQVPLLHDQNGGGDNTARSGYRIQVDPDGNATRAIYYMERELANMDPSRPGNYNRLDTMTEVSSLHDSADARGRGGRSQPPPLATVYDRDEAMSTISSVSQQGRRRDDGGGGYMGDRVRARSMDNLDDIGRRYDRDDPPPQRRPDEFRGRRGSDDGWSSGARSGNGRDNDDRRRRDPSPEARRRADDGGYGALPGRRSRSRDDLMALDRDRPHAADARGRRDDYDDSFLREAMERKKMGEQQRARSRERLDSESDRSDRGRAPRGPPPLPHAPASGNPGRRDDYLPPPPPPYSEDESVSSSKKSNLRKNGAVSRESLVV, from the exons atgttttggaCGTTAATCATCGCGGCCTTAATGGCAACAG AGACCGCCATGGCCATCTCGGTCCAGTGCCCCACCAGGAGGTACATCGTCATCCTCTTCCAGCCCGTCACCCTCAACTGCAAATACCAGACGACGGCCACTCAGCTCCCTGTTGTCACGTGGAAGTACAAATCGTATTGCCGCGACCCCATCCAGGCTGCGTTCAATCCCAGCAGTGCAGAGAGCATCCTGTCTCAGAACAACCCCAACTACGACCCCAACATCGAGTGTGCCGACAGCCAGAGGACGGTGCGCATCGTGGCCTCCAAGCAAGGCGATGCTGTGACCCTCGGCGGCGAATACCAGGGTCGCAAGATCAGCATCCTGAACA ATGCAGACCTGAACATCGCGCAGACGGCGTGGGGCGACAGTGGCGTCTACGTCTGCTCTGTGATCTCTTCACAGGACCTCTCCGGGAACGGCGAAGACTTCACGGAGCTAATTGTCCTCG CGAGAAAGTCAAATACAACTGACCTCCTGCCTGGCATTGACTTACTGGTTATGGAAG ACTGGCTCCTTGTCGTTTTGGTGGTTTTTggcttgttgctgctgctgctcctgatcGGGATCTGCTGGTGCCAGTGCTGCCCACACACCTGTTGTTGCTACATCAGTTGCCCCTGCTGCCCCGAACGCTGCTGCTGCCCACGAGCAC TGTACGAGGCAGGAAAGGCAGTGAAGAAAGGCGGCATGCCAATGAGTCAATATGCGCCGACCATGTACGCTCCCAGTATGTACGCTCAGCCAGCGTACAGTGGCCATCCTGGCATGCCCATGCTTCCTCTGCCCAACGGAGGTGGACCGCCACCTCTCCAGAATGGGTACAGCCGGGACTATGACGGCGCCAGCTCGG ttggacAGGGCTCCCAGGTGCCTCTGCTGCATGATCAAAACGGGGGAGGGGACAACA CAGCTCGCAGTGGGTATCGTATCCAGGTGGACCCCGATGGGAACGCCACACGTGCCATTTACTATATGGAGCGGGAGCTGGCCAACATGGATCCTTCCAGACCGGGCAACTACAACCGCC TGGATACCATGACCGAAGTCAGTTCCCTGCACGACAGTGCGGATGCTCGGGGCCGGGGGGGTCGTTCCCAGCCGCCGCCTCTGGCCACCGTCTACGACAGGGACGAAGCCATGAGCACCATCAGCAGCGTGTCCCAGCAAGGCCGTCGCCGCGACGACGGCGGCGGAGGCTACATGGGGGATCGCGTGCGCGCTCGCTCCATGGACAACCTCGACGACATCGGACGGCGCTACGACCGCGATGACCCCCCGCCGCAGAGGCGCCCGGATGAGTTCAGAGGCCGGAGAGG CTCTGACGACGGGTGGAGCAGTGGCGCCCGCAGCGGCAACGGCCGCGACAACGACGACCGCAGGCGCCGCGACCCCTCCCCCGAGGCCCGCCGCAGAGCAGACGACGGGGGCTACGGGGCCCTCCCGGGCAGACGCAGCCGCAGCCGCGACGACCTGATGGCCCTGGACAGGGATCGCCCGCACGCCGCCGACGCCAGGGGCCGGCGAGACGACTACGACGACAGCTTCCTGCGAGAAGccatggagaggaagaagatgggCGAGCAGCAGAGGGCGCGCAGCCGCGAGCGTCTGGACAGCGAGAGCGACCGCTCGGACCGGGGGAGGGCGCCGCGCGGGCCCCCGCCTCTTCCTCACGCCCCGGCCTCCGGGAACCCCGGTCGCCGCGACGACTACTTGcctccgccgccaccgccgTACAGTGAAGATGAAAGTGTGTcatcttcaaagaaaagcaacctGCGCAAG AATGGAGCTGTGAGTCGTGAGAGCCTGGTGGTGTGA
- the lsr gene encoding lipolysis-stimulated lipoprotein receptor isoform X2, whose protein sequence is MFWTLIIAALMATETAMAISVQCPTRRYIVILFQPVTLNCKYQTTATQLPVVTWKYKSYCRDPIQAAFNPSSAESILSQNNPNYDPNIECADSQRTVRIVASKQGDAVTLGGEYQGRKISILNNADLNIAQTAWGDSGVYVCSVISSQDLSGNGEDFTELIVLARKSNTTDLLPGIDLLVMEDWLLVVLVVFGLLLLLLLIGICWCQCCPHTCCCYISCPCCPERCCCPRALYEAGKAVKKGGMPMSQYAPTMYAPSMYAQPAYSGHPGMPMLPLPNGGGPPPLQNGYSRDYDGASSVGQGSQVPLLHDQNGGGDNTRSGYRIQVDPDGNATRAIYYMERELANMDPSRPGNYNRLDTMTEVSSLHDSADARGRGGRSQPPPLATVYDRDEAMSTISSVSQQGRRRDDGGGGYMGDRVRARSMDNLDDIGRRYDRDDPPPQRRPDEFRGRRGSDDGWSSGARSGNGRDNDDRRRRDPSPEARRRADDGGYGALPGRRSRSRDDLMALDRDRPHAADARGRRDDYDDSFLREAMERKKMGEQQRARSRERLDSESDRSDRGRAPRGPPPLPHAPASGNPGRRDDYLPPPPPPYSEDESVSSSKKSNLRKNGAVSRESLVV, encoded by the exons atgttttggaCGTTAATCATCGCGGCCTTAATGGCAACAG AGACCGCCATGGCCATCTCGGTCCAGTGCCCCACCAGGAGGTACATCGTCATCCTCTTCCAGCCCGTCACCCTCAACTGCAAATACCAGACGACGGCCACTCAGCTCCCTGTTGTCACGTGGAAGTACAAATCGTATTGCCGCGACCCCATCCAGGCTGCGTTCAATCCCAGCAGTGCAGAGAGCATCCTGTCTCAGAACAACCCCAACTACGACCCCAACATCGAGTGTGCCGACAGCCAGAGGACGGTGCGCATCGTGGCCTCCAAGCAAGGCGATGCTGTGACCCTCGGCGGCGAATACCAGGGTCGCAAGATCAGCATCCTGAACA ATGCAGACCTGAACATCGCGCAGACGGCGTGGGGCGACAGTGGCGTCTACGTCTGCTCTGTGATCTCTTCACAGGACCTCTCCGGGAACGGCGAAGACTTCACGGAGCTAATTGTCCTCG CGAGAAAGTCAAATACAACTGACCTCCTGCCTGGCATTGACTTACTGGTTATGGAAG ACTGGCTCCTTGTCGTTTTGGTGGTTTTTggcttgttgctgctgctgctcctgatcGGGATCTGCTGGTGCCAGTGCTGCCCACACACCTGTTGTTGCTACATCAGTTGCCCCTGCTGCCCCGAACGCTGCTGCTGCCCACGAGCAC TGTACGAGGCAGGAAAGGCAGTGAAGAAAGGCGGCATGCCAATGAGTCAATATGCGCCGACCATGTACGCTCCCAGTATGTACGCTCAGCCAGCGTACAGTGGCCATCCTGGCATGCCCATGCTTCCTCTGCCCAACGGAGGTGGACCGCCACCTCTCCAGAATGGGTACAGCCGGGACTATGACGGCGCCAGCTCGG ttggacAGGGCTCCCAGGTGCCTCTGCTGCATGATCAAAACGGGGGAGGGGACAACA CTCGCAGTGGGTATCGTATCCAGGTGGACCCCGATGGGAACGCCACACGTGCCATTTACTATATGGAGCGGGAGCTGGCCAACATGGATCCTTCCAGACCGGGCAACTACAACCGCC TGGATACCATGACCGAAGTCAGTTCCCTGCACGACAGTGCGGATGCTCGGGGCCGGGGGGGTCGTTCCCAGCCGCCGCCTCTGGCCACCGTCTACGACAGGGACGAAGCCATGAGCACCATCAGCAGCGTGTCCCAGCAAGGCCGTCGCCGCGACGACGGCGGCGGAGGCTACATGGGGGATCGCGTGCGCGCTCGCTCCATGGACAACCTCGACGACATCGGACGGCGCTACGACCGCGATGACCCCCCGCCGCAGAGGCGCCCGGATGAGTTCAGAGGCCGGAGAGG CTCTGACGACGGGTGGAGCAGTGGCGCCCGCAGCGGCAACGGCCGCGACAACGACGACCGCAGGCGCCGCGACCCCTCCCCCGAGGCCCGCCGCAGAGCAGACGACGGGGGCTACGGGGCCCTCCCGGGCAGACGCAGCCGCAGCCGCGACGACCTGATGGCCCTGGACAGGGATCGCCCGCACGCCGCCGACGCCAGGGGCCGGCGAGACGACTACGACGACAGCTTCCTGCGAGAAGccatggagaggaagaagatgggCGAGCAGCAGAGGGCGCGCAGCCGCGAGCGTCTGGACAGCGAGAGCGACCGCTCGGACCGGGGGAGGGCGCCGCGCGGGCCCCCGCCTCTTCCTCACGCCCCGGCCTCCGGGAACCCCGGTCGCCGCGACGACTACTTGcctccgccgccaccgccgTACAGTGAAGATGAAAGTGTGTcatcttcaaagaaaagcaacctGCGCAAG AATGGAGCTGTGAGTCGTGAGAGCCTGGTGGTGTGA
- the lsr gene encoding lipolysis-stimulated lipoprotein receptor isoform X4 — translation MFWTLIIAALMATETAMAISVQCPTRRYIVILFQPVTLNCKYQTTATQLPVVTWKYKSYCRDPIQAAFNPSSAESILSQNNPNYDPNIECADSQRTVRIVASKQGDAVTLGGEYQGRKISILNNADLNIAQTAWGDSGVYVCSVISSQDLSGNGEDFTELIVLDWLLVVLVVFGLLLLLLLIGICWCQCCPHTCCCYISCPCCPERCCCPRALYEAGKAVKKGGMPMSQYAPTMYAPSMYAQPAYSGHPGMPMLPLPNGGGPPPLQNGYSRDYDGASSVGQGSQVPLLHDQNGGGDNTRSGYRIQVDPDGNATRAIYYMERELANMDPSRPGNYNRLDTMTEVSSLHDSADARGRGGRSQPPPLATVYDRDEAMSTISSVSQQGRRRDDGGGGYMGDRVRARSMDNLDDIGRRYDRDDPPPQRRPDEFRGRRGSDDGWSSGARSGNGRDNDDRRRRDPSPEARRRADDGGYGALPGRRSRSRDDLMALDRDRPHAADARGRRDDYDDSFLREAMERKKMGEQQRARSRERLDSESDRSDRGRAPRGPPPLPHAPASGNPGRRDDYLPPPPPPYSEDESVSSSKKSNLRKNGAVSRESLVV, via the exons atgttttggaCGTTAATCATCGCGGCCTTAATGGCAACAG AGACCGCCATGGCCATCTCGGTCCAGTGCCCCACCAGGAGGTACATCGTCATCCTCTTCCAGCCCGTCACCCTCAACTGCAAATACCAGACGACGGCCACTCAGCTCCCTGTTGTCACGTGGAAGTACAAATCGTATTGCCGCGACCCCATCCAGGCTGCGTTCAATCCCAGCAGTGCAGAGAGCATCCTGTCTCAGAACAACCCCAACTACGACCCCAACATCGAGTGTGCCGACAGCCAGAGGACGGTGCGCATCGTGGCCTCCAAGCAAGGCGATGCTGTGACCCTCGGCGGCGAATACCAGGGTCGCAAGATCAGCATCCTGAACA ATGCAGACCTGAACATCGCGCAGACGGCGTGGGGCGACAGTGGCGTCTACGTCTGCTCTGTGATCTCTTCACAGGACCTCTCCGGGAACGGCGAAGACTTCACGGAGCTAATTGTCCTCG ACTGGCTCCTTGTCGTTTTGGTGGTTTTTggcttgttgctgctgctgctcctgatcGGGATCTGCTGGTGCCAGTGCTGCCCACACACCTGTTGTTGCTACATCAGTTGCCCCTGCTGCCCCGAACGCTGCTGCTGCCCACGAGCAC TGTACGAGGCAGGAAAGGCAGTGAAGAAAGGCGGCATGCCAATGAGTCAATATGCGCCGACCATGTACGCTCCCAGTATGTACGCTCAGCCAGCGTACAGTGGCCATCCTGGCATGCCCATGCTTCCTCTGCCCAACGGAGGTGGACCGCCACCTCTCCAGAATGGGTACAGCCGGGACTATGACGGCGCCAGCTCGG ttggacAGGGCTCCCAGGTGCCTCTGCTGCATGATCAAAACGGGGGAGGGGACAACA CTCGCAGTGGGTATCGTATCCAGGTGGACCCCGATGGGAACGCCACACGTGCCATTTACTATATGGAGCGGGAGCTGGCCAACATGGATCCTTCCAGACCGGGCAACTACAACCGCC TGGATACCATGACCGAAGTCAGTTCCCTGCACGACAGTGCGGATGCTCGGGGCCGGGGGGGTCGTTCCCAGCCGCCGCCTCTGGCCACCGTCTACGACAGGGACGAAGCCATGAGCACCATCAGCAGCGTGTCCCAGCAAGGCCGTCGCCGCGACGACGGCGGCGGAGGCTACATGGGGGATCGCGTGCGCGCTCGCTCCATGGACAACCTCGACGACATCGGACGGCGCTACGACCGCGATGACCCCCCGCCGCAGAGGCGCCCGGATGAGTTCAGAGGCCGGAGAGG CTCTGACGACGGGTGGAGCAGTGGCGCCCGCAGCGGCAACGGCCGCGACAACGACGACCGCAGGCGCCGCGACCCCTCCCCCGAGGCCCGCCGCAGAGCAGACGACGGGGGCTACGGGGCCCTCCCGGGCAGACGCAGCCGCAGCCGCGACGACCTGATGGCCCTGGACAGGGATCGCCCGCACGCCGCCGACGCCAGGGGCCGGCGAGACGACTACGACGACAGCTTCCTGCGAGAAGccatggagaggaagaagatgggCGAGCAGCAGAGGGCGCGCAGCCGCGAGCGTCTGGACAGCGAGAGCGACCGCTCGGACCGGGGGAGGGCGCCGCGCGGGCCCCCGCCTCTTCCTCACGCCCCGGCCTCCGGGAACCCCGGTCGCCGCGACGACTACTTGcctccgccgccaccgccgTACAGTGAAGATGAAAGTGTGTcatcttcaaagaaaagcaacctGCGCAAG AATGGAGCTGTGAGTCGTGAGAGCCTGGTGGTGTGA
- the lsr gene encoding lipolysis-stimulated lipoprotein receptor isoform X3 encodes MFWTLIIAALMATETAMAISVQCPTRRYIVILFQPVTLNCKYQTTATQLPVVTWKYKSYCRDPIQAAFNPSSAESILSQNNPNYDPNIECADSQRTVRIVASKQGDAVTLGGEYQGRKISILNNADLNIAQTAWGDSGVYVCSVISSQDLSGNGEDFTELIVLDWLLVVLVVFGLLLLLLLIGICWCQCCPHTCCCYISCPCCPERCCCPRALYEAGKAVKKGGMPMSQYAPTMYAPSMYAQPAYSGHPGMPMLPLPNGGGPPPLQNGYSRDYDGASSVGQGSQVPLLHDQNGGGDNTARSGYRIQVDPDGNATRAIYYMERELANMDPSRPGNYNRLDTMTEVSSLHDSADARGRGGRSQPPPLATVYDRDEAMSTISSVSQQGRRRDDGGGGYMGDRVRARSMDNLDDIGRRYDRDDPPPQRRPDEFRGRRGSDDGWSSGARSGNGRDNDDRRRRDPSPEARRRADDGGYGALPGRRSRSRDDLMALDRDRPHAADARGRRDDYDDSFLREAMERKKMGEQQRARSRERLDSESDRSDRGRAPRGPPPLPHAPASGNPGRRDDYLPPPPPPYSEDESVSSSKKSNLRKNGAVSRESLVV; translated from the exons atgttttggaCGTTAATCATCGCGGCCTTAATGGCAACAG AGACCGCCATGGCCATCTCGGTCCAGTGCCCCACCAGGAGGTACATCGTCATCCTCTTCCAGCCCGTCACCCTCAACTGCAAATACCAGACGACGGCCACTCAGCTCCCTGTTGTCACGTGGAAGTACAAATCGTATTGCCGCGACCCCATCCAGGCTGCGTTCAATCCCAGCAGTGCAGAGAGCATCCTGTCTCAGAACAACCCCAACTACGACCCCAACATCGAGTGTGCCGACAGCCAGAGGACGGTGCGCATCGTGGCCTCCAAGCAAGGCGATGCTGTGACCCTCGGCGGCGAATACCAGGGTCGCAAGATCAGCATCCTGAACA ATGCAGACCTGAACATCGCGCAGACGGCGTGGGGCGACAGTGGCGTCTACGTCTGCTCTGTGATCTCTTCACAGGACCTCTCCGGGAACGGCGAAGACTTCACGGAGCTAATTGTCCTCG ACTGGCTCCTTGTCGTTTTGGTGGTTTTTggcttgttgctgctgctgctcctgatcGGGATCTGCTGGTGCCAGTGCTGCCCACACACCTGTTGTTGCTACATCAGTTGCCCCTGCTGCCCCGAACGCTGCTGCTGCCCACGAGCAC TGTACGAGGCAGGAAAGGCAGTGAAGAAAGGCGGCATGCCAATGAGTCAATATGCGCCGACCATGTACGCTCCCAGTATGTACGCTCAGCCAGCGTACAGTGGCCATCCTGGCATGCCCATGCTTCCTCTGCCCAACGGAGGTGGACCGCCACCTCTCCAGAATGGGTACAGCCGGGACTATGACGGCGCCAGCTCGG ttggacAGGGCTCCCAGGTGCCTCTGCTGCATGATCAAAACGGGGGAGGGGACAACA CAGCTCGCAGTGGGTATCGTATCCAGGTGGACCCCGATGGGAACGCCACACGTGCCATTTACTATATGGAGCGGGAGCTGGCCAACATGGATCCTTCCAGACCGGGCAACTACAACCGCC TGGATACCATGACCGAAGTCAGTTCCCTGCACGACAGTGCGGATGCTCGGGGCCGGGGGGGTCGTTCCCAGCCGCCGCCTCTGGCCACCGTCTACGACAGGGACGAAGCCATGAGCACCATCAGCAGCGTGTCCCAGCAAGGCCGTCGCCGCGACGACGGCGGCGGAGGCTACATGGGGGATCGCGTGCGCGCTCGCTCCATGGACAACCTCGACGACATCGGACGGCGCTACGACCGCGATGACCCCCCGCCGCAGAGGCGCCCGGATGAGTTCAGAGGCCGGAGAGG CTCTGACGACGGGTGGAGCAGTGGCGCCCGCAGCGGCAACGGCCGCGACAACGACGACCGCAGGCGCCGCGACCCCTCCCCCGAGGCCCGCCGCAGAGCAGACGACGGGGGCTACGGGGCCCTCCCGGGCAGACGCAGCCGCAGCCGCGACGACCTGATGGCCCTGGACAGGGATCGCCCGCACGCCGCCGACGCCAGGGGCCGGCGAGACGACTACGACGACAGCTTCCTGCGAGAAGccatggagaggaagaagatgggCGAGCAGCAGAGGGCGCGCAGCCGCGAGCGTCTGGACAGCGAGAGCGACCGCTCGGACCGGGGGAGGGCGCCGCGCGGGCCCCCGCCTCTTCCTCACGCCCCGGCCTCCGGGAACCCCGGTCGCCGCGACGACTACTTGcctccgccgccaccgccgTACAGTGAAGATGAAAGTGTGTcatcttcaaagaaaagcaacctGCGCAAG AATGGAGCTGTGAGTCGTGAGAGCCTGGTGGTGTGA
- the LOC130187950 gene encoding uncharacterized protein LOC130187950 isoform X1 — protein sequence MTHTMDNFLQPRSQTGRGLHTQESGDAGLSCNMEHSTNDVYTIGALPVPEKGSSVMPIPTENPDIGDCPPMPAKLWHAAEPKAHPVFAEGGVELSPVAVVQSTSPPQTQSESPEEEKSKVASITDEEVGEESCYKMAAGPKWPPLAAREGRMSNQLRKRAPGKYPKFAVYLLCWVAFIPLLVSEADPVSDPPPPDQKLFCFTCNDKDRCPKLINVYESDGADTPLYHRGPNETFPECSVTTDVHNCSVCLNNSGIIIIISSKNKIDVEDGNGSIPFIDIDCVQQPTTPSALQPSKPPSTPANQTPTTPNQTITHPSHPDSRVVVWVVLGMYSS from the exons ATGACCCACACAATGGACAACTTCCTTCAACCTCGATCACAAA CTGGCCGGGGTCTACACACCCAGGAGAGCGG CGATGCTGGCCTCTCGTGCAACATGGAGCACAGCACCAATGATGTTTACACTATCGGTGCTTTGCCTGTACCAGAAAAGGGAAGCTCTGTGATGCCCATTCCGACGGAGAATCCAGACATCGGTGATTGCCCTCCAATGCCGGCAAAGCTCTGGCATGCTGCCGAACCCAAGGCGCACCCTGTGTTTGCAGAAGGGGGTGTCGAGCTGTCCCCTGTGGCTGTAGTTCAAAGCACCTCTCCACCCCAAACGCAGTCAGAGagcccagaagaagaaaagtccaAGGTTGCATCCATCACTGATGAAGAGGTGGGAGAAGAAAGCTGCTACAAGATGGCCGCCGGACCCAAATGGCCACCACTGGCTGCGAGAGAAGGAAGAATGAGCAACCAACTCAGGAAAAGAGCTCCTGGGAAGTACCCAAAAT TTGCAGTGTACCTTCTGTGTTGGGTGGCATTCATACCACTTCTTGTCTCCGAGGCCGATCCAG TATCTGATCCACCTCCACCGGACCAAAAGC tgttttgTTTTACCTGCAACGACAAGGACCGATGCCCGAAACTGATAAACGTATATGAGTCTGATGGAGCAGACACTCCGCTTTACCACCGAGGACCCAATGAGACGTTTCCAGAATGCTCTGTAACCACAGATGTTCACAATTGCTCTGTGTGCCTTAACAACTCagggatcatcatcatcatctcctcaaAGAACAAAATAGATGTGGAAGATGGAAATGGAAGCATTCCTTTCATTGACATAGACT GTGTGCAGCAGCCGACGACCCCTTCAGCCCTCCAACCCTCCAAACCTCCGTCAACCCCCGCAAACCAAACCCCCACCACCCCAAACCAAACCATCACCCACCCCTCCCATCCTGATTCACGGGTTGTGGTGTGGGTTGTCTTAGGTATGTATTCATCATAA
- the LOC130187950 gene encoding uncharacterized protein LOC130187950 isoform X2, translating into MEHSTNDVYTIGALPVPEKGSSVMPIPTENPDIGDCPPMPAKLWHAAEPKAHPVFAEGGVELSPVAVVQSTSPPQTQSESPEEEKSKVASITDEEVGEESCYKMAAGPKWPPLAAREGRMSNQLRKRAPGKYPKFAVYLLCWVAFIPLLVSEADPVSDPPPPDQKLFCFTCNDKDRCPKLINVYESDGADTPLYHRGPNETFPECSVTTDVHNCSVCLNNSGIIIIISSKNKIDVEDGNGSIPFIDIDCVQQPTTPSALQPSKPPSTPANQTPTTPNQTITHPSHPDSRVVVWVVLGMYSS; encoded by the exons ATGGAGCACAGCACCAATGATGTTTACACTATCGGTGCTTTGCCTGTACCAGAAAAGGGAAGCTCTGTGATGCCCATTCCGACGGAGAATCCAGACATCGGTGATTGCCCTCCAATGCCGGCAAAGCTCTGGCATGCTGCCGAACCCAAGGCGCACCCTGTGTTTGCAGAAGGGGGTGTCGAGCTGTCCCCTGTGGCTGTAGTTCAAAGCACCTCTCCACCCCAAACGCAGTCAGAGagcccagaagaagaaaagtccaAGGTTGCATCCATCACTGATGAAGAGGTGGGAGAAGAAAGCTGCTACAAGATGGCCGCCGGACCCAAATGGCCACCACTGGCTGCGAGAGAAGGAAGAATGAGCAACCAACTCAGGAAAAGAGCTCCTGGGAAGTACCCAAAAT TTGCAGTGTACCTTCTGTGTTGGGTGGCATTCATACCACTTCTTGTCTCCGAGGCCGATCCAG TATCTGATCCACCTCCACCGGACCAAAAGC tgttttgTTTTACCTGCAACGACAAGGACCGATGCCCGAAACTGATAAACGTATATGAGTCTGATGGAGCAGACACTCCGCTTTACCACCGAGGACCCAATGAGACGTTTCCAGAATGCTCTGTAACCACAGATGTTCACAATTGCTCTGTGTGCCTTAACAACTCagggatcatcatcatcatctcctcaaAGAACAAAATAGATGTGGAAGATGGAAATGGAAGCATTCCTTTCATTGACATAGACT GTGTGCAGCAGCCGACGACCCCTTCAGCCCTCCAACCCTCCAAACCTCCGTCAACCCCCGCAAACCAAACCCCCACCACCCCAAACCAAACCATCACCCACCCCTCCCATCCTGATTCACGGGTTGTGGTGTGGGTTGTCTTAGGTATGTATTCATCATAA